In Macadamia integrifolia cultivar HAES 741 unplaced genomic scaffold, SCU_Mint_v3 scaffold2215, whole genome shotgun sequence, a single window of DNA contains:
- the LOC122066068 gene encoding ABC transporter C family member 10-like codes for MSGENGCRCVMLAWLRSLHLLIRGSSKLVGRNLFSRLKQLVMEMASRVLCSGYKGSFTFLFSGFLILERHIYRPNTQLVLHGISRTFEGGHKLGIVGRTGSGKTTLISALFRLVEPSGGKIIIDGLDISTIGLHDLRSCIGIIPQDPTLFNGTLRYNLDPLSQHNDQEIWEVLGKCQLQEAIQEKEGGLDSLVLEDGSNWSMGQRQLFCLGRAILRRSRILVLDEATASIDNLTDSILQKTIRTEFADCTVVTVAHRVPTVMDCTMVLVLRDGKLEEFEEPIKLMKKEGSLFGQLVMEYWSYLHSAESRLKS; via the exons ATGAGTGGAGAAAATGGATGCAGATGTGTGATGCTGGCATGGCTCAGATCTCTGCATTTACTTATACGGGGCTCTTCTAAGCTTGTGGGGAGAAATCTGTTTTCCAGGTTGAAGCAATTGGTTATGGAAATGGCATCGAGA GTTCTCTGCAGTGGTTATAAAGGGTCCTTTACCTTTCTATTTTCTGGATTTCTGATTTTGGAAAGGCACAT ATATAGGCCAAACACTCAACTTGTTCTTCATGGAATCAGTCGCACATTTGAAGGAGGCCATAAACTCGGGATTGTTGGTCGAACTGGCAGCGGCAAGACGACTCTGATCAGTGCTTTGTTTCGTCTTGTGGAGCCTTCAGGTGGAAAAATCATCATAGATGGCCTTGACATCTCAACAATTGGTCTCCATGACCTAAGGTCATGTATTGGGATCATACCTCAGGACCCTACTCTATTTAATGGGACCTTGAGATATAATTTGGATCCCTTATCACAACACAATGACCAAGAAATATGGGAG GTTCTTGGAAAATGCCAGCTTCAAGAGGCTATACAAGAGAAAGAGGGCGGTTTGGATTCTTTAG TGTTAGAAGATGGATCAAATTGGAGTATGGGACAGCGACAGTTATTCTGTTTAGGCCGTGCTATATTAAGAAGAAGTCGGATACTGGTGCTTGATGAGGCCACTGCCTCAATAGACAATTTAACAGATTCCATCCTCCAGAAAACCATAAGGACTGAATTTGCAGATTGTACGGTGGTCACAGTAGCCCACAGAGTACCAACCGTCATGGATTGCACAATGGTACTCGTCTTGAGAGATG GAAAACTAGAAGAGTTTGAAGAGCCAATTAAGTTAATGAAGAAAGAGGGATCACTATTTGGGCAGCTTGTCATGGAATATTGGTCTTATCTCCACTCTGCTGAATCAAGGTTAAAAAGCTAA